The Dioscorea cayenensis subsp. rotundata cultivar TDr96_F1 chromosome 8, TDr96_F1_v2_PseudoChromosome.rev07_lg8_w22 25.fasta, whole genome shotgun sequence genome segment tatttaaaaaatataatcaaaatgtCTTGGGTTATTTTTGGTATATTACCCAAAATagtctctctatttttctctaTCTTCCCTTTTGATCCCTTTATTTAGAAAATGTTCCAACTAATCCGTCTACTCTTAAAAATGAGTAAAATTAGTCTACACAGTGATGCCCATTGAAACTTTCGTTTAAAGTTGTTGAGGTGGGTTTTTAACcccttaaaaatatgattaagaaaatattaaaaaagtttgGGAATAACCGTttattaaagcataaaaactAATCTCATTAGTGATTATGCCAATACCACTAAGTACATAAACTAATCATAAAgtcttttttttgttggtaatcAGCTATAAGTGCCCCTACAATGCTCCCTCCGACCACCTGCCCTTACCCTCCGGTGAGGAAAACAATGAGACTTGTAGATCAGGTGGAGCTGTAGGAGGAAGAAAAGACCCAAAGAGGGAAAGAATTTCAAATCGACCATGGAGAGTGACGATAGCTCCTTCAGATGCCCATTGTCAGAGATTGACATTAGTAACCGTGCCCTTACTATTGAGTATACAAACTCCTCATTGTTGGCTACGAGAATAGGTTACAACGCAGTAAAAACATCGCATCCGTCTACCGACTTCCAAGATGTGAGCTCTAAGTGTGTTGCCACTTTCTCTGGTGATGATCACATGAGGTTTCGGTTTGTTTTTCGGATCCTGATGAATGACCACTAGGACGTCTTGCTGCTATATCACTAAAGCCAACACCATCACCAAGAAGTGCCCCTTGACTAGATGTTTCATGACTTGCACCGGCGTTGGAAGCAACAACACCACCATTGGTGTGATCTCTAGTGAAGTAAGGTCCATGGCTTTCTTCGTCCTCATTGGGATTGGGATAGGGATATTGGAGATGGAGATCAAAGTGGTGAAGCTAGCGAACATAGCGAGATGCAGTACTTATAACGATGAGTAGGAGTtcccacttttttttattaatatttgttaatCATATTTTAAGGGGAAAAAGCCACCTCAACAACTTTAAACAATAGTTTCAATAGCCATCATCACTATCTGGACCAGATTAGTTGGGACCCTTTTTGagttgaaaaatcaaaataaaagagagagaaaaaacagTAGAAGGAGTATTTTGGCTAATATAACGTTATTTTTCAAACtcattgttttatataattaaaagacACATGCCTGCTCATTATGTTGCTCAATGGCGTATGATCAAGCAACTGCGGTACATGAAACTGACTCTAGcgataaacatttttttagtttaaaattttttgaacaaaaatctctcctaaatttatttacaattttttatgtaaatctCCAAACctctaaaacattttattaaattttaataaattggtattcaatattttttaaaaaacatattttgaataaaaaaaaaaaaatcaaagcattacCATAGGCATACCTCGTGAATGAAATTATATGTTTATGAAAATTACTAAATAGGTCAGTGAAAAGTCACTTTGAGATAAGTAGTATAACATCGATTCCCTTGCAGTGAAGGACTGTAACAATAGTGTAAAAATATTGTATCTATATTATTTATGCCATTGTTCACCGAGTTCCATGTGAGAGGAGTTATATCCTTCGTTCCTCTAGACTCACGAGGTAAGgggtttattattatattattgatgTATCATCTTAGATGTATGTAACATGTCTTAATTACCCATCGTGTTAGCTTGccccaaataataattttctaatgGGTCATTAAGCCACTATAACTGATGCACTATTGTATCTACTTGCCCCTTTAATACTCTTTTGTGGGGCGGCATTTGTCGTCAaccgtaatatatatatatatatatatgcttgttcTTAGATAATAAGCATCGGAGAATTACAAatactaatttttatataataatatagaaGTAATAAAAGAATTGATTAAATTAGGACAGTATATTAACATGGTagaactttttttaataataaataataaaaataaagatttttatattatatatgatatttatgtCTAGacgtatttatatataaatataaaatatatttttttgaatttttaattttgggtcTCACATTTTTGTAtgcttaataatttttttataacccaATGACAATAGCCTTACAACGAATCAATGTAAGaagtttaaattttcaatttaaatagcACTAGATGTAGTGATAATAATAGGTCTTTGATTATAGGTGCAGATTTACagtattaattttatatcatcGGATGGTCTGTATACAGGTACACAAGGTACACAGGtcaaataatcaattttataattgtGGGCATTATCCTATGTGCTCtcttgtttttgtaaataataataataaaaaaaaataaaataaaataaataaataaacaagtttttaaaaaggaattaaaaatcTTTACCATCTTGAATTGAGAtcagatctcgaggcaaaattATAAGTTCTCAAATTCCCAGCCTTACATCTCTCACCGACACAGGTACTCCGATCTGAAGCACTAATAACGAACACCACGCGAGACACGCCTAAACTGATGTATTTCCACTTATGCCCTTGAAACAATTCAATAATCTCGTATTAATGTTTTCTCTATATACTCCTAATCTTTGCCTTTTCAAAGGTGTTAAatctgcttttttttaaaaaaaaaaaatatatatttatataattaccaGAGAGCTATATAttcaactttttcattttttggatttttaaaccTAGTATATTATGGAAATGTTCTACagtaattcatatttttatatggaatatttaaatatttttaatatgaatttgATCTAGTATATTCGCATGAAGCCTCTTAACGTTATCTTATTCCTCCAGACACCGTACCGCTTAAGGGCCCTTTATATCCTTCAGATCTCCAGCTTGTCAATTCGCGTCATTCTcgtaattcaaaaaataaaaaataaaaaaagaaagaaaaaaaaagagagaaaaatgggTTCTTTGCCTCCGGCGCTGACCTCCGGCGAGAAGCTCGGCGGAGCGACGATGAGCGAGGCAGAGCTCCGCCATCTCTTCAAGGCCCAGCAGCATCTCCTCAACCATTTCTTTGACAAGCTTGATCTGTCCCAAGCTCATGCCTTCGCCCAGACCCTCCTCGATGCCCCTGGCTCCGTCTTCTTCACCGGCATCGGCAAGTCAGGCTTCGTCGCGCACAAGATCGCCCAGACCCTAGCTTCCCTCGGCTTTCACCGCGCCGCCTTCCTCCCCCCCGTCGACGCCCTTCACGGTGACATCGGCTCGCTTCGCCCCTCTGACCTCCTCGTCCTCCTGTCCAAGTCCGGCGCCTCTGACGAGCTCCTTAGCCTTGTTCCCTGCGCCCGCGCCAAGGGCGCGTTCCTCATCGCCGTGACGTCTAAGGAGGGCAGCCCTTTGGCTGGGTTATGCGATATGAGCGTGTACTTGCCATTGGAACGAGAGCTCTGCCCCTTTGGAATGGCGCCCGTCACGTCGGCGGCAATTCAGATGTTGTTCGGGGACACCGTGGCAGTCGCGCTCATGGGCGCCCGGAAGCTCACTGTTGAGCAGTATGCTTCCAATCACCCCGCTGGCAAGATCGGCAAGAGCCTCATCTTCAAGGTATTATACCTATCTACTGCAATGTCTTTAGAATTTAAAGATATAAAGctttccattttatttatttataatgttcTATTAATGCTATTCAATTCAGGGATCTGCATTTGTGCATACAATTCGATTTTGCTAATGCCAATGAGTGTTCATTATAAAATTTAGGATACATTGTTACTGACTGATTTGATTGCCATTAGATCTATATTTCCTGCCCTTAAATGgagattgtgattttttttttcacttgtttTCCATTATCATGCGAACTCTGTTATCTTAATTTCTAAGTAGGGATTGattagtttgtaatttttttttttctaattgcgTTCTATTGTTTGTGTGATGATTGATTATTGGAGTGGGGACCATATTTTACATGTATATGGCAAGTTAATGTAGACTTGATTGAGATGGTGTTTCTCATTGTGTGGTAGATCGACTGCATTATTCATAGTTACTGAAATTGTTGAAATAGTTTATTACCTATTATGATAACTGCATTCACGCTTTAGGTCTGCAATCAAAACTCTTTGCTGACTCTAGCATGGTAACTATTGTTCCTATCCTTCATCTAGCAATGGATTCCTTGTGCTCACATTTGCTTCCAGGATGCTGTCAGTTTATAATCTATCGGATGGGTAAACTTAGAATGGAGATGAATTAAGCACTGTAAGCAAATAGTTTATGTGGAAAATTGCCAATTCTAAGTTTGCAATACTTTCACGTTGCATGCTTCATACTGGTGGATGGACTATGATGCAGCCCATTAGAAATGCTTTCTTGGAATGGCGGGTATTGAGTATCTTGACTGCTCCTTCACAGGTGAGAGATGTCATGAAGAAGAATGATGCAATCCCTATTTGCAAGGAAGGGGACTTGATAATGGATCAGCTTACCGAATTGACAAGTAAAGGCTGTGGATGCCTGCTTGTAGTCGATGACAAGCACCATTTGATTGGGACATTTACAGACGGTGACCTCAGGCGTACACTTAAGAATAGTGGTGAAGGCATCTTCAAGCTTACTGTGGGAGAGATGTGCAACAGGTACCCTGCTAATATTCTTGAAATTATCTTTTTTGGCATGATCATAGTACCCTGTCcgtaatttttatttcttaacaCTAAATTTCATTGCATATAAGGACCCTTGAGAAAACTAATATGAGGTGACTGGTTTGATTGTGAATGTGGCATCTGAATCACGGATAATTATTGCCTGATCATTTGTTTGGCTGTGATTAGCAGACAAgtttcattttatgttttgagCCCTTTTTCTTTATGATAACCCAGATATCAGTTTCTGTCCCTTCTTGTCCTTGGTACTGATGCACATGTGTATACCATTTAAAATGATTGTGTTTCATATTATGCTTGTTTATTCCTGCTAGTTAATGCTAGAGCCACTCTTTCTCCTTGAAATATATTGGGGCACTGATTATTTGGTGGACCTTAGTAACTACCCCACAAATTTATCTGAAGACAAAAGCGATCTTTGTGCGCATCTAATTGATTGCCATAACCGTTAAGCAAAAGAGAGCCACAACATCCTATGATAGTAAGTAGCACCATGTGAATTTGTTGTTAACTGGAAGTAATGGGAATATTGTTTTGCTGAACATCCAACCACCCTTATGTAATCTTGTACaggtttaaacaaaaacataaataaacataagCATGAGAAGAATGAGCAGATAACTTTTCTTTATGGTGAAACTTGCTTAATGTATGTGGTGATAATGAAGTTACTGGGATTTAAGAGTTTCTGTTGTGAGTATTCTTTCTGAAATTCAAATAGATAGCTTTTTCGGTAGCATTCTTCTGACAAATATTTCACAATATCCATCAGAAGAAAATGCCAGAATTTTGCAGTGCATATCCATCAGAAAAAGACAACAGAAGTTTTGCAGTGCCTCgtgtttgaaataaattttctgATAATCTAACACATATTGTTGATTAGTACATTCATGGTAATTGCCTAGATAGCATTTACTTGTGAGAATTATGCTATCAGTTTGTCTTCCACAAGATCCCATCATCTTCTGCTGATGTATAGAAATTCTTTATCAGACTTACCATAATTGGCAGAGATTGATACTTTACAGTTCCATTTTGACTCCTGCAATTATCATTACA includes the following:
- the LOC120266312 gene encoding probable arabinose 5-phosphate isomerase; its protein translation is MGSLPPALTSGEKLGGATMSEAELRHLFKAQQHLLNHFFDKLDLSQAHAFAQTLLDAPGSVFFTGIGKSGFVAHKIAQTLASLGFHRAAFLPPVDALHGDIGSLRPSDLLVLLSKSGASDELLSLVPCARAKGAFLIAVTSKEGSPLAGLCDMSVYLPLERELCPFGMAPVTSAAIQMLFGDTVAVALMGARKLTVEQYASNHPAGKIGKSLIFKVRDVMKKNDAIPICKEGDLIMDQLTELTSKGCGCLLVVDDKHHLIGTFTDGDLRRTLKNSGEGIFKLTVGEMCNRNPRTISPDAKAVEAMQKMESPPSPVQFLPVVDDANIVIGIITLHGLVSAGL